The following coding sequences lie in one candidate division KSB1 bacterium genomic window:
- a CDS encoding haloalkane dehalogenase — MTSKEISAEFPFESKYVEIHGSKMHYVDEGSGDPILFLHGNPTSSYLWRNIIPYAVPHGRCIAPDLIGMGKSDKPDLSYRFSDHYKYIKGFIEKLELKNITFVIHDWGSGLGFHYAMGHEENVKGIAFMEAIVKTVSWKGFNKDFKLGFKLMRSPFIGWLMISVMNVFVKQILPKATVRKMTSEEKKINEAP, encoded by the coding sequence ATGACCTCAAAAGAAATATCCGCAGAATTTCCATTCGAATCAAAGTACGTCGAGATTCATGGTTCAAAGATGCATTATGTCGATGAAGGCTCCGGCGACCCCATTCTGTTTTTGCACGGCAATCCGACTTCTTCCTACCTGTGGCGCAATATTATACCCTATGCTGTCCCGCATGGGCGATGTATTGCTCCCGATCTCATCGGCATGGGAAAATCTGATAAACCCGATCTAAGCTACCGTTTTTCTGATCATTATAAATATATAAAGGGCTTTATTGAGAAGCTGGAATTGAAAAATATTACTTTTGTGATTCATGATTGGGGCTCCGGACTTGGCTTTCATTATGCCATGGGACATGAAGAAAATGTCAAGGGAATTGCGTTCATGGAAGCGATCGTAAAAACCGTCAGCTGGAAGGGATTTAACAAGGATTTCAAATTGGGTTTCAAATTAATGCGTTCCCCGTTTATTGGCTGGTTGATGATTAGCGTGATGAACGTATTTGTCAAACAGATATTGCCGAAAGCAACCGTGCGGAAAATGACTTCTGAGGAGAAAAAAATAAACGAGGCACCGTA
- a CDS encoding type II toxin-antitoxin system RelE/ParE family toxin, translating into MLHVFIKKSQKIPEKELNIAIKRMKEVKS; encoded by the coding sequence ATGCTTCATGTATTCATAAAGAAATCACAAAAAATACCTGAGAAGGAATTGAATATCGCTATTAAAAGAATGAAAGAGGTTAAATCATGA
- a CDS encoding helix-turn-helix transcriptional regulator, with product MKHDELKSKAFARDSIKKEYDALEPEYILLREMLLARQKAGLSQAEVAKRMGTKPPAVTRLESSLTSGKHSPSIATIKKYAEALGCHLEIRFVQN from the coding sequence ATGAAACATGATGAATTAAAATCAAAAGCATTTGCTCGTGATTCAATTAAGAAAGAATACGATGCTCTCGAACCAGAATATATTCTTTTAAGAGAAATGCTTTTAGCACGGCAAAAGGCTGGTTTGAGCCAGGCGGAAGTAGCAAAACGGATGGGTACGAAACCTCCGGCAGTAACCAGGCTTGAATCCTCATTAACAAGCGGCAAGCATTCTCCATCGATTGCAACTATAAAAAAATACGCTGAAGCTTTAGGTTGCCACCTTGAAATCCGATTTGTTCAAAATTAA
- a CDS encoding VOC family protein — MIRGVHTMFYSSDAEGVRAFLRDKLGLKSTDVGDGWLIFELPEADMGCHPADESGEHGKPTGSHDISFYCDDIEKTVAELQERGVEFFGGIVDLGFGLSTYFKMPGDLRVQLYQPSYSKNFDS; from the coding sequence ATGATTCGTGGTGTGCATACTATGTTTTACAGCTCTGATGCTGAGGGTGTTCGTGCGTTTTTGCGTGATAAACTCGGACTAAAGTCAACGGATGTAGGTGATGGCTGGCTAATTTTTGAACTTCCTGAAGCCGATATGGGCTGCCACCCTGCAGACGAGAGTGGAGAGCACGGCAAACCGACAGGCTCTCATGATATATCGTTCTATTGTGACGATATCGAGAAGACAGTTGCGGAATTGCAGGAGCGGGGGGTAGAGTTCTTTGGCGGGATTGTGGACTTAGGGTTTGGATTATCCACCTATTTCAAAATGCCAGGAGATCTTCGCGTTCAACTTTACCAACCGAGTTATTCGAAAAACTTTGATTCCTGA
- a CDS encoding nucleotidyl transferase AbiEii/AbiGii toxin family protein, with product MIPKAQILELAKHHDLLPTTIEKDYVIGWFLRSISLHPIISKWIFKGGTCLKKCYFETYRFSEDLDFTVSPEISISVDSITTNLDEVASWIESNTGLSFPRSTWKIEEYENPREKISYQVRIPFSGPLGLPNSSLQRVKLDITQDEYISNTPQLRNLYHDYEDATSPSPQILCYTINEILAEKTRALVERNGRVRDVYDIVNISRNLEKK from the coding sequence ATGATTCCTAAAGCACAAATCCTGGAATTAGCTAAGCATCATGATCTGTTGCCAACAACAATTGAGAAGGATTATGTTATAGGATGGTTTCTTAGGTCTATCTCATTACATCCCATTATTTCAAAATGGATATTCAAGGGAGGAACCTGTCTGAAGAAGTGTTATTTTGAAACCTATAGATTTTCTGAAGACCTCGATTTTACAGTTTCACCCGAAATATCGATTAGTGTTGATTCTATAACAACCAATCTGGATGAGGTAGCTAGTTGGATAGAATCAAACACGGGTTTAAGTTTTCCTCGATCAACCTGGAAAATTGAAGAATATGAAAATCCCCGTGAAAAAATATCATACCAAGTAAGAATTCCTTTTAGTGGCCCTCTAGGTTTACCAAACAGTAGCTTGCAGAGAGTAAAATTAGATATTACTCAAGACGAGTATATTTCGAACACTCCTCAACTCCGTAATCTTTATCATGATTATGAAGATGCAACTAGTCCCTCTCCTCAAATTCTATGCTATACAATCAACGAAATTTTAGCCGAGAAAACACGTGCGCTTGTGGAACGAAATGGTCGAGTTCGAGATGTTTATGACATTGTAAATATAAGTCGTAATTTAGAGAAGAAATAG
- a CDS encoding type IV toxin-antitoxin system AbiEi family antitoxin domain-containing protein, with the protein MNKELAGLSTQERKIISYFTANEKEIIGIDDLLSLHPCPRGTANQILSRLTRKGWLQRLKRGVYTIVPITSSTPKPVIENAWPLAMDFFRPAFISGWSAAEYWDLTEQIFNTISVVTMTPQRVTNQVIGGIRFRTRVIIKKKFFGTITKWFGSKVVEIADPNRLVIDILDLPRFGGGAQHTVDIMRNFWHSKNCDPDLLLKYALRFQRGSLFKRLGFLTEKFGTPVPEGWIQECQRNISTGISNLDPDGPASGKIISKWNLRVNIRI; encoded by the coding sequence ATGAATAAAGAGTTAGCAGGATTAAGCACCCAAGAACGAAAAATAATCAGCTACTTCACAGCAAATGAGAAAGAAATAATAGGAATTGATGATTTACTTTCTCTACATCCATGTCCTCGCGGGACTGCAAACCAAATTTTAAGCCGATTGACACGGAAAGGATGGTTACAGCGTCTAAAACGTGGAGTATATACAATTGTACCAATTACTTCTTCAACACCAAAGCCTGTCATTGAGAATGCATGGCCACTTGCTATGGATTTTTTTCGTCCTGCATTTATCTCTGGATGGTCTGCAGCTGAATACTGGGATTTAACTGAACAGATATTCAATACAATCTCGGTTGTGACAATGACACCTCAACGTGTTACGAATCAGGTAATTGGTGGCATTCGATTTAGAACGAGAGTAATAATAAAAAAAAAGTTTTTCGGAACAATAACAAAATGGTTTGGGAGTAAAGTTGTTGAAATTGCCGATCCAAACAGGCTAGTCATAGACATTTTGGATCTTCCTCGCTTCGGAGGAGGCGCACAACACACAGTGGATATCATGAGGAATTTTTGGCATTCCAAAAATTGCGATCCGGATTTATTATTGAAATATGCTTTACGTTTTCAACGTGGTTCACTATTTAAACGTCTGGGCTTCTTGACAGAAAAGTTCGGTACTCCTGTCCCTGAGGGTTGGATTCAAGAATGTCAAAGAAATATTTCTACGGGAATTTCAAATCTAGATCCAGACGGACCAGCATCCGGTAAAATAATCAGTAAATGGAATCTTCGAGTTAATATACGAATATAA